Genomic window (Paraglaciecola psychrophila 170):
TTCCATTGACCCATTTCAGAACAGGTAGCATAGGTAGTGAAATAATATTCAAAGGCATCGCAAATCCAGCGATAAGGTTTTCAAGCCACATTGAGAGCTTGAGATTTCAAGCTCTTTTCAAAAAAGTATATTGCAACGCCCTGTGTTTATTGTGAGTCTAAATAATATAAATCAGCACGTTTTGCATTATGTCTTCTTGGTGTTTGTGAACAGCTAAAAATCACTATCAAAGGTATTTATAAAGATCTAAAATGTTTCCAAAGTTTTCTTATATTCTGCCAAAGTCGACATACCCATTTGAGCTCTTAATAAGTCTACGCTATCTGCGTTTTCAATTGGGGCAAATACAACGTTACCGTCTATCAATTCTGCCTGAGTACCAAACACCTGTTTTTTACCGAGTTTGATTGAAACGTTATCAGTAAATTGAGCTACGTCTTCTGCTGCAATAGCGTGATTGTTTAAGTAAGACTGAATAATTAATGGCAACATATCTTGTTGAAAGGCTAAATTTTTAGAGTGTTTTACTAGAACAAATGCAGCTTGAATGCCTTTCTCCCCAACCTTCTCTTTACTAGGCCAACCATGTAAAGCAATTATCTCTTTTAGAGTTTGAGAATGAACACTATCTATTTCTATGGCTAAGGATTGAAGTGTTGCAGGTGTGTTTGCTACAGCTTGTGTTTCTAAATTTTGGCGGATCTGCTGACTTTGTTGTGCCATTTTAATAAGCTGAGTTTGTAAACCTTTATCAAGCCCTCCTAGTGCTGGTAGAGAAGTAAATATTACTACTAGACATATGATTAAGCGCATTTTGGTTACACCCAAGGTTGTATTTTGACAGGTATTTTGAGGTTTTTCATTTTTGATGTTGTGTTTTTGAACATCACACTCACGCAATATAGTCATCAACTTGGCCATATCGCAGCAAACTTTAAGATACATTATTACTGTTGTTGTATAACCCGAAATTGGGTGTCCTCAAAGCAACGTCTGGGCATACTTTGAAGCATGCCCAGATTGATTAGTTATTGGTCAGTACTTTCAAATGGTATTGCGGTGCTTTTTTGCTTAGCAGGATCATACTTAGCAAACCAGCCCATAATGTTATCGGTTTTGCCTATCAAGCGGCTGGGTCGAGAAGCAATGTAATGAGGTGCACCTGGAACACGAATCAAAGCAGTATCTACTTCTAACATTTTCAATGCGGTATAGTATTGTTCTGCTTCCCACGCTGGGGTCCGGTAATCTTCTTCTCCTACCATGAGTAATGTGGGTGTTTTCACTTTATCCACATAACGTATGGGCGAGCGTTTTTAGATATGTCTCAGGGTCGGACCAAGGGTCGGCACGTATCCAATGTCTGCGAACGTACTGGCCGATATCAGCAGCCAGTGCCATAGTCATCCAGTTTATAACAGGTTTAATTGATGCGGCGGCTGCGAAACGTTGGGTTTTAGTGGTAATCCACGCGGTTAAAAGGCCTCCACCTGAACCTCCGGTAACAAATAAACGCTCTGGGTCGACGTATTTTTTGGCTACCACTTCGTCCACAACTGTCATTAAGTCATCGTAATCATATCCGGGGTAGGCTAAGTCAATGGCCAGTGCAAACTCTTCGCCATAACCGGTAGAACCCCGAGGGTTAACCCACACAGTGACATACCCTTCGGCTGCATAACGCTGGATTTCACTGGCAAAAAACGGTCCATACATAGCATAAGGTCCGCCATGAATTTCTAAAATCATGGGGTAGGTGCCATCTGCTTTAAAATCAGGCGGGAAGGCTACCCACGCCTCTATTTCTAGGCCATCGTGGGTAGATTTAACTTTGATTTCTTCAATAGGAGCCATATCTAGATAGGGCAACACATCTTCATTTAAAGCCGTTAATATCTGTTGATTTTTACCATTTAGATTGACCACGCCAACTTCGGCTGGGCGATCACTAAATCCCGCTGTAAATGCGATCATTGGTTTTTTATCTTGGCTTACAGAAAAACTACCTGCAGCATAAGGCCGACCTATTGATGCGCCACCTATGTTAGTGACTATCTTTGATACTTTGCCTTTAAGACTGATGTTAAATAAACTCAATACACCATAGTCTTCAGATAGCACCAATAAGCTTTTACCGTCAGGCGCCCAAACTGTTTGACCTATACTGCCGGCAAAGTCCTTGGCAAGAGGGCGAAAGTCAGAGCCGTCAGCATCAATTAAATACAGGTTATCTTGCTGATAAGATAAGGTTTTATCATCGTAACCTCGAAATGCAATCGTTTTACCATCGGGTGAAACAACAGGGGAATGATCTGGCCCATCTCTTGTGGTTAACGCCGTTAGTTTAAGGACGGATAAATCTAATTGGTAAATTTCACTTTCGATAGGATCGAGATCTCTATCTTCGGCTAAATTACCGGTAAGCAAAAGTTGGTTATTGTCGAGCCACTGCGGACTCGAAAGGCCCACCTCTTCAAATGTAACCTGCCTTGGAGTACCACCGCCTACTGGCAGGGTAAATATTTGGCTGGCACCGTCTTGTAAATAACCGGCCCCATCAAAGCGAAAGGCCATATCATCTATAACATTGAAAGGTTTGTTCCAATTAGCCCCTTTGGGTTGCTTAATAGGTTTAGCAAAAGAGGGTTTATCGGCCTCGACAAACATACTAAAGGCCAATTGCTTGCCATTGGGTGACCAAACTACGCTAGATGCGCCTTTATGTAATTGGGCCAGTGAAAAACTCATACCTGAATCAATAAAGACTCTGCGTAATTCCGGTTTACTGTCATGGGAGCTATTAAACACCAAGCTTTTTCCATCAGGAGACCAGCGCGGAGAAGAAGCGTTTTTGTCCGCAATTAATGGTCGATTTGTGCCAGATTTAATATCTATCACCCATAACTTGCCAGCGTCTTGGTCGGTCATTTCATCCATGCTTTGGCGCACATAAACGATGCTTTTGCCATCAGGCGAAATTTGCG
Coding sequences:
- a CDS encoding alpha/beta hydrolase family protein; this encodes MKTPTLLMVGEEDYRTPAWEAEQYYTALKMLEVDTALIRVPGAPHYIASRPSRLIGKTDNIMGWFAKYDPAKQKSTAIPFESTDQ
- a CDS encoding DUF6624 domain-containing protein codes for the protein MTILRECDVQKHNIKNEKPQNTCQNTTLGVTKMRLIICLVVIFTSLPALGGLDKGLQTQLIKMAQQSQQIRQNLETQAVANTPATLQSLAIEIDSVHSQTLKEIIALHGWPSKEKVGEKGIQAAFVLVKHSKNLAFQQDMLPLIIQSYLNNHAIAAEDVAQFTDNVSIKLGKKQVFGTQAELIDGNVVFAPIENADSVDLLRAQMGMSTLAEYKKTLETF
- a CDS encoding prolyl oligopeptidase family serine peptidase, with product MRTQRKKQLCELFKTTFLRRSTGRRFFQVITWLMLSASLNASPVIAKQDNKPPSKRFTAERVFDMEYANDPQISPDGKSIVYVRQSMDEMTDQDAGKLWVIDIKSGTNRPLIADKNASSPRWSPDGKSLVFNSSHDSKPELRRVFIDSGMSFSLAQLHKGASSVVWSPNGKQLAFSMFVEADKPSFAKPIKQPKGANWNKPFNVIDDMAFRFDGAGYLQDGASQIFTLPVGGGTPRQVTFEEVGLSSPQWLDNNQLLLTGNLAEDRDLDPIESEIYQLDLSVLKLTALTTRDGPDHSPVVSPDGKTIAFRGYDDKTLSYQQDNLYLIDADGSDFRPLAKDFAGSIGQTVWAPDGKSLLVLSEDYGVLSLFNISLKGKVSKIVTNIGGASIGRPYAAGSFSVSQDKKPMIAFTAGFSDRPAEVGVVNLNGKNQQILTALNEDVLPYLDMAPIEEIKVKSTHDGLEIEAWVAFPPDFKADGTYPMILEIHGGPYAMYGPFFASEIQRYAAEGYVTVWVNPRGSTGYGEEFALAIDLAYPGYDYDDLMTVVDEVVAKKYVDPERLFVTGGSGGGLLTAWITTKTQRFAAAASIKPVINWMTMALAADIGQYVRRHWIRADPWSDPETYLKTLAHTLCG